CGTTGAAGATAAAGCAGTACGCATAAAGCTTGAAGGAATCGCCGGAAGCGCCGGCACCGTCCAGCATTTTGTTGCCCAGGACGCCGAAGGGGTTGACGGGAGAGAACGCGCCGGCGTTCGCGCCCTGGACGATGACCAGGCCCATGGCCAGGGTGCTGATGCCGAACCGCGCGCCCAGTGCCAGGCCCACCGGGGCGACGATGGCGATGGCGGCCGGCGTGAAGGCGCCGGCGGAAGCCAGGGCTGCGGTCAGCAGGAACATCAGGATGGGGACCAGGATTTTCCGGTCGCCGGCGAGCCGTTCCGCCCAGTATGCGAGCAGGTCGATGGTGCCGTTGATCCGCACAATGGCGAAGAGCAGGGTGGCGCCCACCAGGATGAAGAACAGTCCGGCGGGGAATTGACCGATGACATCCTTGATGGACATCCCGGCGAGGAGGGTGCCCACGCCGAATGCGGCGACCGTGGCCAGCAGTCCGGCGTTGATCCTGGTGAAGGAGCCGACGGCGAAGGCCGCCACGAGCACCAGGAACGCGATGAGTGAGAGCGACATGGTGCCCGCCGCCTACGCGTCCGCTGCGGCGATGACGCCGGCGCCGGACAGCAGGCTGCCCGCTCCGGTGATGGCCGGCTTGTGGCCCAGGGCCTTGAGGATCTCGTACGTGGTGGCCGTGGCCGCCGTGATGACCGGGAGTCCCAGCTCGTCCTCCACGGCCTGGACGGCCGCGAGTGACGGCATCTGGACACAGGCAGAGAGGACGACGGCGTCCGCTCCTTCGCGCTGCAGGCTGCGGGCCAGCGCGGGCAGGTTCTGCGGGTCAAGGCAGCCGACTTCGAGGTTGTCCGCAACTTCGAGGCTGATGGCGTCCAGCACCGTGATGCCCGAGCCCTCGACGTAGTCCACCACCATCTTGGTCAGCGGCTTCATGTAGGGGGTGATCATGGCGACCTTCCGGGCTCCGATTTCGTGCAGGGTCCGGACCAGGGCGCCGGCGCTGCTGGTGACCGGGGCCGGGTGTCCGTTGCCGGCGGCGGCGTCGGCGATGACCTTTTCGGAGCCCTCGTGGGCTTCGGGGCCCTGGGCCATGACGGCCACCAGGCAGGCGTAGGCGATGACGTCCACGTCGGCGTCTGAGACCGCTTCGGCGCACTGGGCTGCCTTGCCCACCATGGCCAGCAGTTCTTCCCTCGTGACCTTCTTCATGCCGGCGCGGGCGGAGTGGAAGGTGTACTTGTGGCCGGTGGCCTCGGCCTGGCGCCGGAACAGTTCCGGCAGCTCGGTCTCCATGGTGGTGTTGGAGCTGGGGACGATCAGTCCCACCCGGCTCATCCCGGGGCGCTTGGGCTCGGGGGCTGTTTCACACGTGATTGCGGGGGTGCTCATGGATTCTCCACGTCGTTGTGTTGGGGATTTGCGAGTAAACCCATAGAGTGGGTTCTAATCCCATGATGTGGGTCACCCTGATGGGATGTCAAATGGATCACATGCTGGGGCGGCTCCCTGCTCACTAAGCTGGAGGCTGGCAGAAACAGAGTGAAAGGGTGTTCGGACAGTGGCGAAGGAACCGGGAGCTGGGGCCTCGCCCCTGTTGGTCCTGCACAAGGTGGCGGAGATTCTGGACTGCTTTTCCGTGGAGGAGCCCGAGCCGACGCTGCAGCAGATCATCCGCAAAACCGGGCTGCCGTCCAGCACCTGCCAGCGGTTGGTCCAGAACATGCTCCGTGAGGGGTTCCTGGACCGCGACGGCGACCGGTACCGGATCGGCATTGGCCTGGTCCGCTGGGCTACCCCCGGGACGTTCGGGCTGGACGTGGTCCGGCTGGTGAAGCCGGTCCTGCAGCAGTTGCGCGACGAAACCGGCGAAACTGCCTGCCTGTACGTCCGGGACGGGGCGTTCCGGACCATCGTTGCCGTGGCCGAGACGCGGCACGTGGTGATGCGGCCGTTCATGGTGGGCATGGTCATGCCGCTGCACGCCGGCGCCCCCGGCAAGATTTTCCTGGCATTCGACCCCGGAGCCTGGGACGCCTTGGACCAGCAGGGGCTCGAGGGCTTTACGGCCGATACGCCAGTGTCCCTGGAGACGCTCAGGCAGCAGGCGGCCGTTGCACGCGAGCAGGGTTTCTTTGCGGCCTTCGGGGAACGCAACCAGGACGTGGGCTCCATCAGCGCGCCCGTTTTCGACCATACTGGACGACTTGCATGCGCCGTGGGCCTGGGGTTCCCTACCCAGCGGATCGGGCCTGCCGACGTTGAACGGCTGGGGCCGGTGGTGGCTCGAGCGGGACTGGAAGCCAGCCGTGCATTGGGGTACGACAGCAGTCAAGCCGCCGGGTGACCGGCTAGGACTGGAACTGCTGCATCACCGAGAGGTGCCCGGCCCGGGCCGAAACCAGGCACTTGGCCAGGTAGAAGGGCCGGTTGGCGTTCCGGACGTACTGCGTCAGGACCAGCACCGGGTCCGACGGGCGTAGATCCAGCAGCTTCGCCCCGCTGGGGCCCACCTGGCTAAGGCTGATCTGGCACTCGCCCGGCCCGGCCAGCCTGCCCAGCTGCTTGGTGAGCACGGCAAGCAGGGTGGCGCCGCCGTCGCCCTCTATGTCAAGGGGCGCGGCGGCACCCTTGCCGACGCTGACCGGCTGGGCGGTGACGTTTTCCTGCAGGTGGGCGATGGCCTCGCCG
This window of the Pseudarthrobacter defluvii genome carries:
- a CDS encoding maleate cis-trans isomerase family protein, whose product is MSTPAITCETAPEPKRPGMSRVGLIVPSSNTTMETELPELFRRQAEATGHKYTFHSARAGMKKVTREELLAMVGKAAQCAEAVSDADVDVIAYACLVAVMAQGPEAHEGSEKVIADAAAGNGHPAPVTSSAGALVRTLHEIGARKVAMITPYMKPLTKMVVDYVEGSGITVLDAISLEVADNLEVGCLDPQNLPALARSLQREGADAVVLSACVQMPSLAAVQAVEDELGLPVITAATATTYEILKALGHKPAITGAGSLLSGAGVIAAADA
- a CDS encoding IclR family transcriptional regulator; this encodes MAKEPGAGASPLLVLHKVAEILDCFSVEEPEPTLQQIIRKTGLPSSTCQRLVQNMLREGFLDRDGDRYRIGIGLVRWATPGTFGLDVVRLVKPVLQQLRDETGETACLYVRDGAFRTIVAVAETRHVVMRPFMVGMVMPLHAGAPGKIFLAFDPGAWDALDQQGLEGFTADTPVSLETLRQQAAVAREQGFFAAFGERNQDVGSISAPVFDHTGRLACAVGLGFPTQRIGPADVERLGPVVARAGLEASRALGYDSSQAAG